In a single window of the Planctomycetia bacterium genome:
- a CDS encoding FG-GAP repeat protein, whose product MRVFLSSLMVVCFAFARPVLAVDTDGDGVPDEIDVCPFTPSGVVVDAHGRPAADFNMDCALDGLDLSGFVEQILSTPAPAVSTTLQLISPAPESSGYFGISVSGVPDADGDGLTDLLVGAKLENPVGAPNDAGRAHLYSGKSGELLRTFASPNQESDGRFGWGVGGVPDVDGDGRGDVIIGAPLENPGGSMPDSGRAYLISGATGMLLKTLVSPIGSQGALFGYSVTGISDINGDDSGDVVVGAWHESASGSPSDAGRVHVFSGATGLLLFTLSSPNQTVAGYFGVAVARVPDINTDGVEDILVGAPGDPPQGPILAGRAYVFSGSNGELLRTLVSGNEQPLGNFGGSVSGVPDVNGDEVGDIIVGASQESSGSSPDFAGRAYIFSGASGLVLHELTSPIELEFGTFGNAVAGVADIDGDGRGDVIVGASQEGGNPSPDGRGRAYVFSGATGSLIAELASPQPDPAGAFGFALAGLTDASGDGRGDILISGLFDNPPPSPIDCGAAYRFNIADSDSDGVPNNIDLCTGTPAGTPVDRQGRPAADLNNDCLVSTADIAGFVDLLLGI is encoded by the coding sequence ATGCGTGTCTTTCTTTCCAGTCTTATGGTCGTTTGTTTCGCCTTCGCCCGGCCCGTGTTGGCGGTGGATACCGATGGGGATGGCGTCCCCGATGAAATCGATGTCTGCCCCTTCACCCCCTCCGGTGTTGTCGTCGATGCCCACGGTCGGCCGGCTGCTGATTTCAACATGGACTGCGCGCTGGACGGCTTGGATCTCAGCGGATTTGTCGAACAAATTCTTTCAACGCCGGCCCCCGCGGTCTCCACCACGCTTCAACTGATTTCGCCCGCACCGGAATCTTCAGGCTACTTCGGCATTAGTGTTTCCGGCGTGCCGGACGCCGACGGTGACGGCCTCACCGATCTTCTTGTCGGCGCAAAGCTCGAAAACCCCGTGGGCGCTCCCAATGACGCCGGCCGCGCGCACCTCTATTCAGGAAAGTCGGGCGAACTGCTCCGCACATTCGCTTCACCCAACCAGGAGTCCGATGGTCGATTCGGGTGGGGAGTCGGCGGCGTACCGGATGTTGACGGTGATGGTCGCGGTGACGTAATCATCGGCGCGCCGCTCGAAAATCCGGGCGGCTCCATGCCGGACTCGGGTCGCGCCTACCTCATCTCCGGCGCCACCGGCATGCTCCTGAAGACACTGGTCTCACCGATCGGGTCACAAGGCGCCCTGTTCGGTTACAGCGTGACCGGCATCTCCGATATCAACGGCGACGACAGCGGAGACGTCGTCGTCGGCGCATGGCACGAATCCGCGTCGGGCAGTCCCAGTGACGCAGGGCGGGTCCATGTTTTTTCCGGTGCGACCGGCTTGCTGCTGTTCACGCTGTCCTCCCCGAATCAAACCGTGGCGGGATACTTTGGCGTGGCCGTTGCCCGCGTCCCCGATATCAACACCGACGGCGTTGAAGACATTCTTGTCGGCGCGCCGGGCGATCCGCCGCAGGGCCCCATCCTGGCGGGAAGAGCCTATGTATTTTCCGGCTCGAACGGCGAGTTGTTGAGAACCCTGGTTTCAGGCAACGAGCAGCCGTTGGGAAACTTCGGTGGTTCGGTCAGCGGCGTCCCGGATGTCAATGGCGACGAAGTGGGCGACATCATCGTCGGTGCATCACAGGAATCCTCCGGGTCGAGCCCGGATTTCGCCGGCAGGGCATACATTTTCTCCGGCGCTTCCGGGTTGGTGCTTCATGAACTCACTTCGCCCATCGAACTGGAGTTCGGAACATTTGGTAACGCGGTCGCAGGCGTTGCCGATATCGACGGGGACGGTCGCGGAGACGTCATCGTCGGTGCAAGCCAGGAAGGCGGCAACCCAAGTCCCGATGGGCGCGGTCGCGCATATGTCTTCTCGGGTGCAACCGGTTCGCTCATCGCGGAACTGGCTTCTCCTCAGCCGGATCCCGCCGGCGCTTTCGGCTTCGCCCTTGCCGGGCTGACCGACGCATCCGGCGACGGTCGCGGAGACATCTTGATTTCGGGATTGTTCGACAATCCCCCGCCGAGCCCGATCGACTGCGGTGCGGCTTATCGATTCAACATCGCGGACTCCGACTCCGACGGCGTCCCGAATAACATCGATCTCTGTACCGGCACGCCGGCTGGTACGCCCGTCGATCGTCAAGGCAGGCCCGCCGCCGATTTGAACAACGACTGCCTGGTGAGCACCGCCGACATCGCGGGCTTCGTTGACTTGCTGCTCGGCATCTAA
- a CDS encoding vanadium-dependent haloperoxidase, translated as MTAAAIITGEIETARSAESINVGSVPQLGGATDGAPRGPVDDATHRADKSYTIRAKAAWAERDTAIPTQSSNGDEALYSRKIANYTKGLPHNARGEVSTTAYNALLTALASGKPSDFEAIPLGCSTPSFRRKLVNPQCGLAFDLQGADTHALAQPPAPAFDSAEIAAEIIENYWMALCRDVPFGQYDSNPLTLQACAELSGLSDFRGPKIGNQVTPQTLFRGLTPGDLTGPYISQFMYKPCPFGANYIEQRIRTHVAGLSFMTQYAQWLSVQNGCVPSQAEPFENVRRFIHNGRDIGQWVHVDVLFQAYFQACLILLTPVGTGTDPLSSGIGAPLSPGNPYLTSQTQEGFATFGEPFIKSLMCEVATRALKTVWYQKWFVHRRLRPEVFGARIHNHLIGLASYPIHPEALNSAAIQQSFGQHGSYLLPMEFPEGSPLHPAYGAGHATVAGACITILKAMFDENFVISNPVMPDPNDPTQLVAFNGPALTVGGELNKLASNIAIGRNIAGVHWRSDATESLKLGEEVAIRILQNQAGCYNENFGGFAFTRFDGTTITV; from the coding sequence GTGACCGCCGCAGCCATTATCACCGGGGAAATTGAGACCGCGCGCTCCGCCGAATCCATCAATGTCGGCAGTGTCCCACAACTCGGCGGCGCAACGGATGGCGCTCCAAGGGGTCCGGTCGATGACGCCACGCATCGGGCCGACAAGTCTTACACGATCCGGGCCAAGGCCGCGTGGGCGGAGCGCGACACCGCGATTCCGACGCAGTCATCGAACGGCGACGAGGCCCTCTATTCGAGAAAGATCGCTAATTACACAAAAGGCCTTCCGCACAATGCGCGCGGCGAGGTGAGTACGACGGCGTACAACGCGCTGCTCACCGCGCTGGCCAGCGGCAAGCCGTCAGATTTTGAGGCGATTCCGCTCGGATGTTCGACACCGAGCTTCCGCCGCAAGCTGGTGAATCCGCAATGCGGCCTCGCGTTCGACCTCCAGGGCGCCGACACGCACGCCCTGGCGCAGCCGCCGGCGCCCGCTTTCGACAGCGCCGAAATCGCGGCCGAGATCATCGAGAACTATTGGATGGCTCTGTGTCGTGACGTGCCGTTCGGGCAGTACGACAGCAATCCGCTCACGCTTCAGGCATGTGCCGAACTTTCGGGCCTCAGCGACTTTCGCGGGCCTAAAATTGGCAACCAGGTGACACCGCAGACACTTTTCCGAGGTCTGACGCCCGGCGACCTGACCGGGCCTTACATCTCGCAGTTCATGTATAAGCCCTGCCCGTTCGGCGCGAATTACATCGAGCAGCGCATTCGAACCCACGTGGCGGGCCTGAGTTTCATGACGCAGTACGCCCAGTGGCTGAGCGTTCAAAACGGATGTGTGCCGTCGCAGGCGGAGCCGTTCGAGAACGTGCGACGATTCATTCATAACGGCCGCGACATCGGCCAGTGGGTGCATGTCGACGTGCTGTTTCAGGCGTATTTTCAGGCGTGCCTGATTCTTCTAACGCCGGTGGGGACGGGAACGGATCCGCTTTCCAGCGGGATCGGTGCGCCGCTCAGTCCGGGTAATCCTTACCTGACATCGCAAACACAGGAGGGCTTCGCCACATTTGGCGAGCCCTTCATTAAGTCGCTGATGTGCGAAGTCGCAACGCGCGCGCTAAAGACGGTCTGGTATCAGAAGTGGTTCGTTCATCGGCGGCTTAGGCCGGAGGTATTCGGGGCCAGGATTCACAACCATTTGATTGGACTGGCGAGCTATCCGATTCATCCTGAAGCACTCAATTCGGCGGCCATACAGCAATCGTTCGGCCAGCATGGATCATATCTCCTGCCAATGGAGTTTCCGGAGGGATCGCCACTGCATCCGGCGTACGGCGCAGGCCATGCGACTGTCGCCGGGGCCTGCATCACGATTCTTAAGGCGATGTTCGACGAAAACTTCGTCATATCGAACCCCGTGATGCCGGACCCCAATGACCCGACGCAGCTTGTCGCGTTCAACGGGCCGGCCCTGACGGTCGGTGGAGAACTCAACAAGCTGGCGAGCAACATCGCCATCGGCCGGAACATCGCAGGTGTGCATTGGCGGTCGGATGCGACCGAATCGCTGAAGCTGGGTGAAGAGGTTGCGATTCGCATCCTTCAGAACCAGGCGGGATGCTACAACGAGAATTTCGGTGGATTCGCATTTACCAGATTCGACGGCACGACAATCACGGTCTGA
- a CDS encoding acetyltransferase, translating to MMDVVILGGGGHGRVVLDILQQGKKFKPVGFLDNNKALHGRRVDGLPVLGGIESLADVRSHGVRGAVVAVGDNGVRRALGDAVEQGDLELVSAIHPSAQLASNASVGKGVVIAAGALVCAHCQIGDYVILNTGCIVDHESMIGTSVHICPGVRLAGHVVVEAGAHIGIGATVVQNVRVGFEAIVGAGAVVIQDVDPMTTVVGVPARAIKDAPNAAEFTAMLSPARSIDPRDPMRVPGR from the coding sequence GTGATGGATGTCGTCATTCTTGGTGGTGGCGGCCACGGACGCGTGGTCCTCGACATCCTCCAGCAGGGCAAGAAATTCAAGCCCGTCGGGTTCCTCGACAACAACAAAGCCCTGCACGGCCGCCGCGTGGACGGCCTGCCGGTCCTGGGCGGCATCGAAAGCCTCGCCGACGTACGCAGCCACGGCGTTCGCGGAGCCGTCGTTGCCGTCGGCGACAACGGCGTGCGCCGAGCCCTCGGCGATGCCGTTGAGCAGGGCGATTTAGAACTCGTCAGCGCGATTCACCCCTCGGCCCAGCTCGCCTCCAACGCTTCGGTCGGAAAAGGCGTCGTCATCGCTGCCGGCGCGCTCGTCTGCGCCCACTGCCAGATCGGCGACTATGTCATCCTCAATACCGGTTGCATCGTCGATCACGAATCGATGATCGGCACCAGCGTCCACATCTGTCCCGGCGTTCGACTCGCCGGCCACGTCGTCGTGGAGGCCGGCGCCCACATCGGCATCGGCGCGACCGTCGTGCAGAATGTCCGCGTCGGCTTCGAGGCCATCGTCGGCGCCGGCGCCGTCGTCATTCAGGATGTCGACCCGATGACCACCGTCGTCGGCGTTCCGGCCCGCGCAATCAAGGACGCCCCCAACGCCGCCGAATTCACCGCCATGCTCTCCCCCGCCCGTTCCATCGATCCCCGCGACCCCATGCGCGTGCCCGGCAGATAG
- a CDS encoding SLBB domain-containing protein, with protein sequence MRASRGRGYAPNRRCAVLLIAVFAATGCKPGGESARWLQNGLVDPTQVGQFLEPKRNEIRASLSILEEPTGIQDAQEPQAEDLIVEYREHVIQPGDGLNITVFELLVPGQATNQQVLVSSSGYESLPTIGRVRMAGLTISGLELELKELLREAQILPDPEVQVALLSTRATRFSIIGSVSRPGSYELPQPDYRLLSALADAGGVPPQVQTIYVFRRGALDELRDGEMGGGAAPQSQPTRSDSMEPTPFMLSDTASGPSSSPASGPAVSPWASSEPESMTPVSTQEGKIDEIDILEGGPTTSPEAIIWDPQQGWIIKPAEDAASEPVIVEDRPNRDAPDPLTQELAQPVRIIEVPIKDLLAGDPRYNLVIRPYDLISVPPGSVGEYYMMGNVARAGAYDITGRRLTVKEAVAAAGGFGPLAWPSRADLVRRVSQDEEQIIQLDLDAIFAGTAPDFYLKPNDILNVGTTPAAVFLAVLRNAFRFSYGFGFVYDRNFADADTFQAKEQVRQRRTQEAALRGIPLQ encoded by the coding sequence ATGCGAGCTTCGCGTGGTCGCGGCTATGCCCCCAATCGCCGCTGCGCGGTCCTGTTGATTGCGGTGTTCGCCGCGACGGGCTGCAAGCCGGGCGGCGAAAGCGCCCGGTGGCTTCAGAACGGCCTCGTCGACCCGACACAAGTCGGTCAGTTCCTAGAGCCAAAGCGCAACGAGATTCGCGCGTCGCTGAGTATTCTGGAGGAGCCGACCGGCATTCAGGATGCACAGGAGCCTCAGGCGGAAGACCTGATCGTGGAGTATCGCGAACATGTCATTCAGCCGGGCGACGGGCTGAACATCACGGTGTTTGAGTTGCTGGTGCCGGGACAGGCGACGAATCAGCAGGTCCTGGTCAGTTCGTCCGGCTATGAATCGCTCCCGACAATTGGGCGAGTGCGAATGGCGGGCCTGACCATCAGTGGACTGGAGTTGGAACTGAAGGAGTTGTTGCGAGAAGCTCAAATCCTGCCGGACCCCGAGGTGCAGGTTGCATTGCTGAGCACCCGGGCAACACGATTCTCGATCATCGGCAGCGTTTCGCGGCCCGGCAGTTACGAGTTGCCGCAGCCGGACTACAGGTTGTTATCGGCGCTGGCCGACGCGGGCGGCGTACCGCCCCAAGTGCAAACGATCTACGTATTCCGTCGGGGAGCCCTGGACGAACTTCGGGACGGCGAAATGGGAGGGGGCGCCGCGCCACAGTCACAACCGACCCGGTCGGACAGCATGGAGCCCACGCCGTTCATGCTCAGTGACACGGCATCGGGACCTTCTTCTTCGCCCGCCAGTGGGCCGGCCGTCAGCCCCTGGGCCTCGTCTGAGCCCGAGTCGATGACGCCGGTTTCGACACAGGAAGGCAAGATCGATGAGATCGACATTCTCGAGGGAGGTCCGACGACCTCGCCCGAAGCGATCATTTGGGACCCGCAGCAGGGTTGGATCATCAAGCCGGCGGAAGACGCGGCCAGCGAGCCGGTCATTGTTGAGGACAGGCCGAATCGAGACGCGCCCGATCCGCTGACGCAGGAACTGGCCCAGCCGGTTCGGATCATTGAGGTGCCAATCAAGGACCTGTTGGCGGGCGATCCCCGTTACAACCTGGTCATTAGGCCTTATGATCTCATCAGCGTTCCGCCGGGTTCGGTGGGCGAGTACTACATGATGGGCAATGTCGCCCGAGCCGGAGCCTATGACATCACCGGGCGTCGGTTGACCGTGAAGGAAGCCGTTGCCGCCGCGGGTGGTTTCGGGCCGCTCGCCTGGCCGTCTCGCGCGGACCTCGTGCGTCGCGTCAGTCAGGATGAAGAACAAATCATTCAGTTGGATCTCGATGCCATCTTCGCGGGAACCGCTCCGGACTTTTATCTTAAACCCAATGACATTCTCAATGTCGGTACAACCCCCGCAGCCGTGTTCCTGGCAGTTCTGCGGAATGCCTTCCGCTTCAGCTATGGGTTTGGGTTTGTCTATGATCGAAACTTCGCTGACGCGGACACATTTCAGGCCAAGGAACAGGTTCGGCAGCGTCGCACCCAGGAAGCGGCTCTGCGCGGCATCCCGCTTCAGTAG